One genomic region from Spirosoma sp. KCTC 42546 encodes:
- a CDS encoding glycosyltransferase 87 family protein — translation MLPFSAGLFLWHFLFAGIWVLAIYRMPLSHQQKVFAYWFCLQELFTSLVNSQTNPLIGAIPLAAFISFEKRQHFWAAFFIILGFNIKIYSLVAAALFLLYPQKPRSLVSIDTMGRVAWFIAPLIHDTHQVTMAV, via the coding sequence ATGCTGCCTTTTTCGGCAGGGCTATTTCTATGGCATTTTCTGTTTGCCGGTATTTGGGTGTTGGCCATCTACCGAATGCCGCTTTCGCATCAGCAGAAGGTGTTTGCCTACTGGTTTTGTTTACAGGAATTATTCACGTCGTTAGTGAATAGTCAGACAAATCCGCTTATCGGTGCTATTCCATTAGCTGCATTCATTAGTTTTGAGAAACGACAACACTTCTGGGCTGCTTTTTTTATCATTCTTGGTTTCAATATTAAGATTTATAGCCTTGTTGCAGCCGCCTTGTTTCTGCTTTACCCCCAGAAACCACGTTCTTTAGTGTCTATAGATACTATGGGGCGTGTTGCTTGGTTTATTGCCCCTCTTATTCACGACACCCACCAAGTTACTATGGCAGTATGA
- a CDS encoding DUF721 domain-containing protein, giving the protein MNQTYRYNRENATRVAGTTTLKDAIGQLLKAYQLQTRFNETYLEAFWGRMMGPAIASRTNRLYVRDRKLHIEIGSAPLRNELVNAKQKLIQLVNKDMGSDVIDDVIFI; this is encoded by the coding sequence ATGAATCAGACGTACCGCTATAATCGCGAAAATGCTACCCGGGTAGCTGGCACTACGACCCTGAAGGACGCAATCGGGCAGTTGCTAAAGGCGTATCAACTCCAGACTCGGTTTAATGAAACGTATCTGGAAGCCTTCTGGGGGCGTATGATGGGTCCAGCTATTGCCTCACGTACAAACCGACTTTACGTTCGCGATCGGAAGCTTCACATTGAAATTGGTTCGGCTCCGCTTCGTAACGAGCTCGTTAATGCCAAGCAGAAACTTATTCAGCTAGTCAATAAAGACATGGGGTCCGATGTGATTGACGACGTGATATTTATCTGA
- a CDS encoding class I SAM-dependent methyltransferase, with amino-acid sequence MMVTWLDFWQQENEFDQSMSVNYDYFLDRVEKYISLSPTDKVLDIGSGPGNLEDAWYNKVREIHGIDISKRYNEIARSKHMHHPNVHFYDLSPDDYLNFNLISDQRFNVIIVMSVVQYYRNTAEIEQLLKSIKQVAAPNAKALICDLMVGGSVLKDIWSMIGRSFKQRQLLATIKLLVRLRLSSYYAVRQKNGFLTIPQQEWLRICRQVGLNANFIDEPLTMQQERRNLLIQF; translated from the coding sequence ATGATGGTAACATGGCTGGATTTCTGGCAGCAGGAGAATGAGTTCGATCAATCAATGTCAGTTAATTACGATTATTTCTTAGATCGAGTTGAAAAATACATTTCATTATCGCCTACAGACAAAGTACTGGACATCGGTTCTGGACCAGGTAATTTAGAAGATGCCTGGTACAATAAAGTCCGTGAAATTCATGGGATTGATATCTCTAAGCGCTACAATGAGATTGCCCGAAGTAAACACATGCATCACCCGAATGTCCACTTTTATGATTTGTCGCCGGATGATTACCTTAATTTTAATCTTATAAGCGACCAGCGCTTTAACGTGATTATTGTGATGAGTGTGGTTCAATACTATCGGAACACCGCTGAAATTGAACAATTACTGAAATCAATAAAACAAGTAGCTGCACCTAATGCCAAAGCGCTGATTTGCGATTTGATGGTAGGCGGGAGCGTACTGAAAGATATATGGAGTATGATCGGAAGGTCATTCAAACAAAGGCAATTGCTCGCTACAATAAAATTGTTGGTTCGCCTACGACTGTCTAGCTACTATGCCGTTCGACAGAAGAATGGTTTTTTGACTATACCTCAGCAGGAGTGGTTACGTATTTGCCGGCAAGTGGGTTTAAATGCTAATTTTATTGACGAACCTTTAACCATGCAACAGGAACGTCGCAACTTACTCATTCAATTTTAA